One window of the Candidatus Bathyarchaeota archaeon genome contains the following:
- a CDS encoding tyrosine--tRNA ligase yields the protein MLDIEEKLVLATRNTVEIITSDELRSLLETKTKPRAYWGFESSGLMHIGLGLVCGSKIKDMVEAGFHFVIFLADWHSWINNKLGGEMKNIRLCGEYFKECFTALGIKDVEYLWATDLAKDIEYWEKVVKIGKKASVQRIWRALPIMGREMNLSDVETAWLFYPCMQAADIFHMQLDVACAGMEQRKAHMLARDAAEKLGWQKPSCIHTPLLMGLKGPAESDRQLDDDVALNLKIVSKMSKSLPRTCIFVHDSPEDIKAKLKDAYCPPKQVSGNPVLEAAQLAVFSNTNKLTITRPPEYGCTEIFTNYIELEKVYREGKIHPLDLKNAVAEALIQILEPVRTHFKKYPEKLEKMKKIEVTR from the coding sequence ATGTTGGACATCGAAGAAAAACTCGTTCTTGCTACACGTAACACTGTGGAAATAATAACCTCCGATGAGCTGCGCTCCTTGCTTGAAACAAAAACCAAACCTCGCGCTTACTGGGGTTTCGAATCCAGCGGGCTAATGCACATAGGATTAGGTCTGGTATGCGGCTCAAAAATTAAAGACATGGTTGAAGCAGGCTTCCACTTCGTCATTTTCCTTGCAGATTGGCACTCATGGATTAACAACAAGCTCGGCGGCGAGATGAAAAACATACGCTTGTGCGGCGAATACTTCAAAGAATGCTTCACCGCACTAGGCATAAAAGATGTTGAATACTTGTGGGCGACAGACCTCGCTAAAGACATCGAATACTGGGAAAAAGTTGTAAAAATAGGAAAAAAAGCCTCGGTTCAACGTATATGGAGAGCACTTCCTATCATGGGCAGAGAGATGAACCTTTCCGATGTTGAGACCGCTTGGCTGTTCTACCCATGCATGCAAGCCGCAGACATATTCCACATGCAACTTGATGTAGCGTGTGCAGGCATGGAACAACGCAAAGCCCATATGCTCGCCCGCGACGCAGCAGAAAAACTAGGCTGGCAAAAACCATCGTGTATTCACACTCCTTTACTTATGGGACTCAAAGGACCCGCTGAAAGCGATAGGCAGCTTGACGACGATGTAGCGTTAAACTTGAAGATCGTCTCAAAAATGTCCAAGAGTCTACCGCGCACATGTATCTTCGTACACGACTCGCCAGAAGACATCAAAGCCAAGTTAAAGGATGCGTATTGCCCGCCAAAACAAGTAAGTGGCAATCCAGTGTTAGAAGCGGCGCAACTCGCTGTGTTCAGCAATACTAATAAGTTGACAATAACACGTCCACCTGAATACGGCTGTACCGAAATCTTTACCAACTACATTGAACTCGAAAAAGTATATAGAGAAGGAAAAATTCATCCCTTGGACCTAAAAAACGCAGTCGCAGAAGCCCTAATACAAATATTAGAACCAGTTCGAACTCACTTTAAAAAGTATCCAGAAAAGCTGGAGAAGATG